A part of Gramella sp. MAR_2010_147 genomic DNA contains:
- a CDS encoding ion transporter, with protein MSPWKHKLHEIIYEADTPAGKFFDIAILIVIMISVALVMMESVSSLLLKYSWEFYIAEWIITGIFTIEYILRIIAINKPKRYIFSFYGIVDLLSTLPSYIGFIFGGANLLFAIRALRLLRIFRILKVTRYIGESRKLILALRNSKPKILVFLFAVIIICVIAGTLMHLVEGSGAGFDNIPLSIYWCIVTLTTVGFGDIAPVTPLGRLIASIIMVTGYGIIAVPTGIVSAEFSKAKEKPVNNTQVCPNCNEGRHLDDAEFCHNCGFKLNV; from the coding sequence ATGTCCCCCTGGAAACATAAACTTCATGAAATAATTTATGAAGCTGATACTCCTGCAGGCAAATTTTTTGATATTGCCATTCTTATAGTGATCATGATTAGTGTGGCACTGGTAATGATGGAAAGTGTGTCTTCCCTGCTGCTCAAATATTCCTGGGAATTTTATATAGCCGAATGGATTATCACAGGTATATTCACTATCGAATATATTCTAAGGATCATCGCTATTAACAAACCAAAGCGGTATATTTTCAGTTTTTATGGAATTGTAGATCTTCTTTCTACCCTCCCCAGCTATATAGGTTTCATTTTTGGGGGTGCCAATCTACTCTTCGCCATTAGAGCCTTAAGGCTTCTTAGGATTTTCCGAATATTGAAGGTCACAAGATATATAGGAGAATCACGAAAACTAATATTAGCTCTTAGAAATAGCAAACCAAAGATCCTGGTTTTTCTTTTTGCCGTGATAATTATCTGTGTTATCGCGGGTACTTTAATGCATCTTGTAGAAGGTAGCGGTGCAGGCTTTGATAATATTCCTCTGAGCATTTACTGGTGTATCGTGACACTAACAACTGTAGGTTTTGGAGATATTGCGCCTGTCACTCCACTGGGGCGCCTTATTGCTTCCATCATTATGGTTACCGGTTATGGCATTATCGCAGTTCCCACCGGGATTGTTAGTGCTGAATTTAGTAAAGCAAAAGAAAAGCCCGTAAACAATACCCAGGTTTGTCCAAATTGCAATGAAGGAAGACATCTGGATGATGCGGAATTCTGTCATAATTGTGGATTTAAATTAAATGTCTAA
- a CDS encoding Gfo/Idh/MocA family oxidoreductase, with amino-acid sequence MLKAGVLGAGHLGKIHLKLLNQSEEFELIGFYDADKKNAEKVAEEFGYKMYTDLDTLIAEADMIDVVTPTLAHFDVAKKVISAGKHLFIEKPITNTYEEAEVLIELAKKHKVKGQVGHVERFNPAFQAVAHRIESPMFIEAHRLAEFNPRGTDVPVVLDLMIHDIDAVMSVVKSNVKKINASGVSVISETPDIANARIEFENGCVANLTASRISMKNMRKSRFFQRDAYISVDFLEKKCEVVKMKDAPENPDDFAMILQNAEGIKKQIYFDNPDVSANNAILEELESFADAINNDKEPVVTMQQAANALKVANQVIANFNV; translated from the coding sequence ATGCTGAAAGCAGGAGTGCTGGGTGCAGGTCATCTGGGAAAAATTCATCTCAAATTACTTAACCAGTCTGAAGAATTTGAATTGATCGGGTTTTATGATGCTGATAAGAAGAATGCTGAAAAAGTAGCTGAAGAGTTTGGCTATAAAATGTATACCGATCTTGACACACTTATTGCTGAAGCCGATATGATAGATGTTGTCACTCCTACCCTGGCACATTTTGATGTTGCAAAAAAGGTGATTTCAGCAGGAAAACATCTTTTTATTGAAAAACCAATCACCAATACCTACGAGGAGGCAGAGGTTCTTATAGAACTCGCTAAAAAGCATAAAGTAAAAGGTCAGGTAGGGCACGTTGAAAGATTTAACCCTGCATTCCAGGCGGTTGCACATCGCATAGAAAGCCCCATGTTTATTGAAGCTCACCGGTTGGCAGAATTCAATCCGCGTGGAACAGATGTTCCCGTAGTCCTGGATCTCATGATCCATGATATAGACGCCGTGATGAGCGTTGTAAAATCTAATGTTAAGAAGATCAATGCAAGCGGAGTTTCAGTGATAAGTGAGACTCCAGATATCGCCAATGCGAGAATTGAATTTGAAAACGGTTGTGTAGCAAATTTAACCGCGAGCCGTATCTCGATGAAGAATATGAGAAAATCCAGATTTTTTCAGCGGGACGCATACATTTCAGTAGATTTTCTAGAAAAAAAATGTGAGGTTGTTAAGATGAAAGACGCACCTGAAAATCCTGATGATTTCGCCATGATCCTTCAAAATGCCGAAGGAATTAAAAAACAGATCTATTTTGACAATCCTGATGTTTCGGCAAACAATGCGATCCTGGAAGAGCTGGAAAGCTTTGCCGATGCTATAAATAATGATAAAGAACCTGTAGTAACCATGCAACAGGCAGCAAATGCCCTTAAAGTGGCTAACCAGGTGATCGCAAATTTTAATGTCTAA
- a CDS encoding YggS family pyridoxal phosphate-dependent enzyme → MDISENIKKYKSELPENVKLVAISKTKPNEDLMKAYHAGQRIFGENKIQEMTDKWEELPKDIEWHMVGHTQRNKVKYMAPYVSLIHAVDSLKLLKEVNKRAKQNERTINCLLQIKIAEEDSKFGIDADEVKEILNSEAYAKMENVKVVGLMGMATFTDDQDQVRSEFKHLKTVFDEFRDLYPELKELSMGMSGDYEIAVECGTTMVRIGSSIFGERNYN, encoded by the coding sequence ATGGACATTTCTGAAAATATTAAAAAATACAAAAGCGAACTTCCTGAAAATGTGAAGCTCGTCGCCATTTCTAAAACTAAACCCAACGAAGATCTTATGAAGGCATATCATGCCGGCCAGCGTATTTTTGGTGAGAATAAGATCCAGGAGATGACCGATAAATGGGAAGAGCTACCTAAAGATATAGAATGGCACATGGTTGGCCATACACAGCGAAATAAGGTAAAATATATGGCTCCGTATGTTTCACTTATTCATGCGGTAGATAGTTTGAAACTTTTGAAAGAGGTCAATAAACGAGCAAAACAGAATGAAAGAACTATCAACTGCCTGCTCCAGATCAAAATTGCTGAAGAAGATTCAAAATTTGGAATAGATGCTGATGAAGTTAAAGAGATTCTAAATTCAGAAGCTTACGCTAAAATGGAAAATGTAAAAGTAGTAGGTCTCATGGGAATGGCTACTTTTACCGATGATCAGGATCAGGTACGATCAGAATTCAAGCATTTGAAAACTGTCTTTGATGAGTTCAGGGACCTTTATCCGGAACTCAAAGAACTTTCTATGGGGATGAGTGGGGATTATGAGATTGCCGTAGAATGTGGAACTACCATGGTACGAATAGGAAGTAGTATATTTGGCGAGAGGAATTATAATTAA
- a CDS encoding DUF1015 domain-containing protein produces the protein MTKILPFKAVRPTREYAGLVASRSYEDYSEEELKAQLEYNPYTFLHIINPGYKFQHEIGGDKRFGMVKNRYLEFKEEHIFNQDEQACYYIYKIQTREASCCGIIAAASAEDYEKNVIRRHEDTIAHREELFKEYLKVVGFNTEPVLLTYPDDPVINDLLKERMESRPEYEFATANKETHTLWLIDDPENIEKIKNRFGSMEKLYIADGHHRSASSWLLAKESRENNPDHTGKEAYNFFMTYLISESNLRIFEFSRLIKDLNGHSKEEFLILLDEWFRIENRGFEIYKPSKKHHFNMYLDGEFYSLYLRKTNYKFTDSLSELDSYILFEKILKPLLGIEDLRYDKRIAYIHGRNDLIELKTRVDNGEFAVGFGMLPAGIEEIKQIADENLTMPPKSTYIEPKLRSGLTIYEF, from the coding sequence TTGACAAAGATCCTTCCTTTTAAAGCAGTGAGACCAACCCGAGAATACGCCGGGTTGGTTGCATCGCGCTCTTACGAAGATTATAGTGAAGAGGAATTAAAAGCTCAACTGGAGTATAATCCCTACACTTTTCTGCACATAATTAATCCAGGATACAAGTTCCAGCATGAAATAGGCGGTGATAAACGTTTTGGAATGGTAAAAAACCGTTACCTGGAATTTAAGGAAGAGCATATTTTTAATCAGGATGAACAGGCCTGTTATTATATCTATAAGATTCAAACCAGGGAAGCTTCCTGTTGCGGAATTATTGCTGCGGCCAGTGCGGAAGATTATGAAAAGAATGTTATAAGACGTCATGAAGATACGATCGCTCATCGGGAAGAATTATTTAAAGAATACTTGAAGGTTGTTGGTTTTAATACCGAACCGGTACTGCTAACCTATCCAGACGATCCGGTGATCAATGATCTTTTAAAAGAAAGAATGGAATCCAGACCAGAATATGAATTTGCTACCGCAAATAAAGAAACTCATACTCTCTGGCTTATAGATGATCCCGAAAATATTGAAAAGATAAAAAATAGGTTCGGTAGTATGGAAAAACTCTATATCGCAGATGGTCACCATCGCAGTGCCTCATCATGGTTACTGGCAAAAGAAAGCAGGGAAAATAATCCCGACCATACGGGGAAAGAAGCCTATAACTTTTTTATGACTTACCTCATTTCTGAAAGCAATTTGAGAATTTTTGAATTCAGCCGGCTTATAAAAGATCTTAACGGGCACTCCAAAGAAGAGTTTTTGATTTTGCTGGATGAATGGTTTAGAATAGAAAATCGCGGATTTGAAATCTATAAACCATCGAAAAAACATCATTTTAACATGTATCTGGATGGTGAATTCTACTCGCTTTATTTAAGAAAAACCAATTATAAGTTTACCGATTCTCTTAGCGAACTGGACTCTTACATACTTTTTGAAAAGATCCTGAAACCTCTACTTGGCATCGAGGACCTTCGATATGATAAGCGCATTGCTTATATTCATGGCCGCAATGATCTAATAGAATTAAAAACCCGTGTTGATAATGGGGAATTTGCTGTAGGCTTTGGAATGCTCCCCGCTGGAATTGAAGAAATAAAACAAATTGCAGATGAAAATTTGACCATGCCGCCAAAAAGTACTTATATTGAACCTAAGTTGCGAAGTGGTCTTACGATTTACGAATTTTAA
- a CDS encoding 3-hydroxybutyryl-CoA dehydrogenase gives MKNIAVIGAGTMGNGIAHTFAQSGYNVQLIDISEESLKKGMDTISKNLDRMVSKEKISEDEKQSTLGNITTYTDISEGVGKADLVVEAATENTELKLKIFRHLDQQTSADTILASNTSSISITQIASSVSNPERVIGMHFMNPVPIMKLVEIIRGYNTSDEVTSKIMQLSEKLNKVPVEVNDYPGFVANRILMPMINEAIETLYNGVAGVYEIDTVMKLGMAHPMGPLQLADFIGLDVCHSILEVMYDGFKNPKYAPCPLLTNMVRAGKIGVKSGEGFYDYSESRKAEKVSSQFSS, from the coding sequence ATGAAAAATATTGCAGTTATAGGAGCCGGTACCATGGGTAATGGAATCGCGCATACATTCGCTCAAAGTGGCTATAATGTTCAACTCATCGATATCTCAGAAGAAAGTCTGAAAAAAGGCATGGACACCATTTCTAAAAACCTGGACCGTATGGTCTCTAAGGAAAAGATTTCTGAAGATGAAAAGCAATCTACCCTTGGAAATATTACCACATATACAGATATTTCCGAAGGCGTTGGGAAGGCAGATCTTGTTGTAGAAGCAGCTACAGAAAACACTGAATTAAAATTGAAGATCTTCAGACATCTGGATCAGCAAACTTCAGCAGATACTATTCTTGCATCCAATACCTCTTCCATTTCTATCACTCAAATCGCTTCTTCAGTTTCTAATCCCGAGAGAGTGATCGGCATGCATTTTATGAATCCTGTACCAATCATGAAATTGGTAGAGATCATTAGAGGTTACAATACTTCAGATGAGGTTACAAGTAAGATCATGCAACTTTCAGAAAAACTGAATAAAGTTCCTGTTGAAGTAAATGATTATCCAGGTTTTGTTGCAAACAGGATCCTTATGCCTATGATCAACGAAGCAATTGAAACACTTTATAATGGTGTTGCTGGCGTTTACGAAATAGACACCGTGATGAAACTTGGAATGGCTCATCCAATGGGACCGCTTCAATTGGCAGATTTTATTGGACTCGATGTTTGCCATTCTATTCTTGAAGTGATGTACGACGGATTCAAAAATCCGAAATACGCACCTTGTCCGCTATTAACCAATATGGTTAGAGCCGGAAAGATTGGAGTGAAATCTGGTGAAGGATTCTATGATTATTCTGAAAGCAGAAAAGCTGAAAAAGTTTCTTCCCAGTTTAGTAGTTAA
- a CDS encoding protein-L-isoaspartate(D-aspartate) O-methyltransferase — translation MKDTYRHQGKRQQLVKTVKKKGITNEKVLAAIGKIPRHLFMDSSFEDHAYQDKAFPIAADQTISQPYTVAFQSELLEIKKGDKVLEVGTGSGYQTAVLCLLGAKVYSVERQRELYKKTKSFLSKLGYRPKYLSFGDGYKGIPEYAPYEKIIVTAGAPEVPRDLLSQLKVGGRLVIPVGTDVQTMTLFIRKSTKEFDKKEFGAFRFVPLLEDKN, via the coding sequence TTGAAGGATACTTATAGGCATCAGGGTAAAAGGCAGCAGCTGGTAAAAACCGTAAAAAAGAAAGGGATTACCAATGAGAAGGTGCTGGCCGCCATTGGAAAGATTCCGCGGCATCTCTTTATGGATAGTAGTTTTGAAGATCATGCCTATCAGGATAAAGCATTTCCTATTGCCGCAGATCAAACGATATCTCAACCCTATACGGTCGCATTCCAATCTGAACTTTTAGAGATCAAGAAAGGGGATAAGGTTTTGGAGGTAGGTACCGGAAGTGGTTATCAAACGGCAGTTCTTTGCCTGTTGGGGGCGAAAGTATATAGTGTTGAACGCCAGCGTGAACTCTATAAAAAGACAAAAAGCTTTCTTTCAAAATTGGGATATAGACCAAAATATTTAAGTTTTGGAGATGGATATAAAGGAATTCCGGAATATGCCCCTTATGAGAAAATTATAGTAACAGCCGGAGCACCGGAAGTTCCCAGGGATCTCTTGAGTCAGTTAAAAGTAGGAGGCAGGCTAGTGATTCCCGTTGGCACTGATGTGCAAACAATGACTTTGTTCATTAGAAAGTCCACAAAGGAATTTGATAAAAAGGAGTTTGGAGCCTTTAGATTTGTTCCGCTTCTGGAAGATAAGAACTAG
- the miaA gene encoding tRNA (adenosine(37)-N6)-dimethylallyltransferase MiaA yields MSNYLINIIGPTAIGKTSLSIKVARHFQTEIISADSRQFFKEMSIGTAVPEKEELNAAPHHFIQHISIEDKYSVGDFEREAINKLEALFKKHSTVIMVGGSGLYVKAVTEGLDNFPKADPEIRKNLNKHLLEDGIDWLQKQLFVLDPEYYKTTDVQNPHRLIRALEICIETGKPFSSFLHQPKKKRDFKNINIGLTADRELIYDRINKRVDLMIDNGLIEEAKALHSKRNLNALNTVGYKELFQHFSGDISLESAIAEIKKNTRRFAKRQLTWFRKNNDIQWFEFDEKPENILNYIQSKINT; encoded by the coding sequence ATGTCTAATTACCTTATCAATATTATTGGTCCAACAGCGATTGGAAAAACTTCGCTTTCCATTAAAGTAGCCCGGCATTTTCAAACAGAAATCATTTCAGCCGATTCCAGGCAATTTTTTAAAGAAATGAGCATTGGAACAGCAGTGCCTGAAAAAGAAGAACTCAACGCCGCCCCACATCATTTTATTCAGCATATTTCTATTGAAGATAAATACTCTGTTGGAGATTTTGAAAGAGAGGCTATCAATAAACTGGAAGCGCTTTTTAAAAAACATTCCACAGTGATTATGGTTGGCGGGAGCGGTTTATATGTGAAGGCTGTAACTGAAGGTCTCGATAATTTCCCGAAGGCTGATCCTGAAATTAGGAAAAACCTTAATAAACATCTTCTAGAAGATGGTATAGACTGGTTACAAAAGCAGCTATTTGTTCTGGATCCCGAATATTATAAAACTACTGATGTTCAAAACCCACATCGTTTAATTAGAGCTTTAGAAATTTGTATTGAGACTGGTAAGCCTTTCTCTTCATTTTTACACCAACCCAAAAAGAAACGGGATTTCAAAAATATCAATATTGGTCTGACAGCTGATAGAGAGTTGATTTATGATCGTATCAACAAGCGTGTAGATCTAATGATAGATAATGGTTTAATTGAAGAAGCAAAAGCTCTTCATTCTAAAAGAAACCTGAACGCACTTAACACTGTGGGGTACAAGGAGCTTTTTCAACATTTTAGCGGAGATATTTCCCTGGAATCGGCGATTGCTGAAATTAAAAAGAATACCCGCAGATTTGCTAAAAGACAACTTACCTGGTTTAGAAAGAACAACGATATCCAATGGTTTGAGTTTGATGAAAAACCGGAAAATATCTTGAATTATATTCAGTCAAAGATCAATACTTAA
- a CDS encoding exonuclease domain-containing protein, producing MYAILDIETTGGKYNEEGITEIAVYKFDGQKVVDQFISLVNPEQAIQPFVVNLTGINNEMLRNAPKFYEVAKRIVEITEDCILVAHNAKFDYRILRTEFRRLGFEFERKSLCTVELSKKLIPDLPSYSLGKLVRSLGIPLSDRHRAAGDAQATIKLFKMLLAKDVGKDILKEHVRKEPKRNIDTKLVFILEELPSETGVYYFHDEHGEIIYVGKSRNIRKRVNQHFTNDNPKSREMQRKVASVSYELTGNELIALLKENQEIKELKPKYNRALKRNIFSHALYHFTDDDGYINLKIGRAIKTKQNITTFSSLRSAKNSLEKWVAEFELCERLSGLHGGTGNCFAYTIKSCHGACIEEELPDTYNERVFQLIDRHSYNNLNMLLIGRGREVDEKSALLIEDGAFKGVGYFNLNHQINNLDIIRSIITPMDNNRDAEHIIQSFLRRKHNFKIIQLSVHE from the coding sequence TTGTACGCAATATTAGACATAGAGACCACCGGTGGTAAATATAATGAAGAAGGGATCACCGAGATTGCAGTCTATAAGTTTGATGGTCAAAAAGTCGTAGACCAGTTTATAAGTCTTGTTAATCCAGAACAGGCTATTCAGCCATTTGTAGTAAATCTCACCGGGATCAATAACGAAATGCTTCGAAATGCGCCGAAATTTTATGAGGTTGCAAAACGAATTGTTGAAATCACGGAAGATTGTATACTTGTAGCCCATAATGCTAAATTTGACTACAGGATCTTACGTACAGAATTCCGCAGACTGGGTTTCGAATTTGAAAGAAAAAGCCTTTGCACTGTAGAACTTTCGAAAAAATTAATTCCAGACCTGCCTTCCTATAGTTTGGGAAAACTGGTAAGGTCACTAGGAATTCCTTTAAGTGATCGCCACCGAGCTGCGGGAGACGCACAGGCAACAATCAAGCTTTTTAAAATGTTACTGGCCAAAGATGTGGGTAAAGATATTTTAAAGGAGCATGTTCGTAAAGAACCTAAACGCAACATAGATACCAAGCTGGTATTTATTCTGGAAGAATTACCATCAGAAACAGGTGTCTATTATTTTCATGATGAGCATGGAGAGATCATCTATGTTGGAAAATCCAGAAATATAAGAAAGAGGGTTAATCAACATTTTACCAATGATAATCCTAAATCGCGCGAAATGCAGCGAAAAGTAGCCTCCGTTTCCTATGAACTCACGGGAAATGAGCTTATTGCCCTGCTAAAAGAGAACCAGGAGATCAAGGAACTAAAACCTAAATATAACCGGGCTCTGAAAAGGAATATTTTTAGTCATGCGCTTTATCATTTCACCGATGACGATGGTTATATAAACCTGAAAATTGGTAGAGCTATTAAAACAAAACAAAATATCACAACCTTCAGTTCATTAAGATCTGCGAAAAATTCTCTTGAAAAATGGGTGGCAGAATTTGAACTATGTGAACGTCTCTCCGGTTTGCACGGGGGTACAGGAAATTGTTTCGCCTATACCATTAAAAGTTGCCATGGAGCCTGTATAGAAGAGGAATTGCCAGACACCTATAATGAAAGGGTTTTTCAACTTATAGATAGACACTCTTATAACAATCTAAATATGCTATTGATTGGGCGTGGGCGTGAAGTAGATGAAAAAAGTGCATTATTAATAGAAGATGGAGCGTTTAAAGGTGTTGGTTATTTTAATCTGAATCATCAAATAAATAACCTGGATATAATTCGATCTATTATTACTCCAATGGATAATAATCGAGATGCTGAACATATCATTCAAAGTTTTCTGCGAAGAAAACACAACTTTAAGATCATCCAATTATCTGTACATGAATAG
- a CDS encoding M28 family metallopeptidase yields MKQILLLAIPAILVACSAQNKKIENADPMEYANTITASELKEHLYTFASDEFEGRETGEPGQKKAAEYLKNEYKSLNLPSPIGGDDYYQEVPTNYFKRGKVKPTENVVAFLKGSEKPDEILVISSHYDHVGIDDQGRIYNGADDDGSGTVGVLEIAEAFVQAKKDGYTPKRSILFLNVTGEEKGLVGSKYYTDNPIFPLENTVVDLNIDMIGRIDPAHEGNDNYVYLIGSDKLSTDLHQLSEKVNAKYTKLDLDYKYNDENDPNRFYYRSDHYNFAKNNIPIIFYFNGTHADYHKHTDTPEKIEYDLLAKRTQLVFLTAWEIANRDARLVVDKAEDTAAKK; encoded by the coding sequence ATGAAACAAATATTGCTTTTAGCTATTCCGGCTATTTTAGTCGCGTGTAGTGCACAAAATAAAAAGATTGAAAATGCAGATCCTATGGAGTATGCGAATACTATCACTGCTTCAGAACTCAAAGAACATCTGTACACTTTCGCAAGTGACGAATTTGAGGGGCGTGAAACTGGTGAACCCGGACAAAAGAAAGCGGCTGAATACCTAAAAAATGAATATAAAAGTTTAAATCTTCCTTCTCCAATTGGTGGAGACGACTATTACCAGGAAGTTCCAACAAACTACTTTAAGAGGGGAAAAGTAAAACCTACAGAAAATGTGGTTGCTTTTTTAAAAGGTTCTGAAAAACCAGACGAGATCCTGGTAATTTCTTCTCACTATGATCACGTGGGAATAGACGACCAGGGAAGGATTTATAATGGTGCTGATGATGATGGATCTGGTACTGTTGGTGTTCTTGAAATTGCCGAGGCTTTTGTTCAGGCTAAAAAAGATGGTTATACTCCAAAGAGATCCATTCTTTTCCTTAATGTAACCGGTGAAGAAAAAGGCCTGGTGGGATCGAAATATTATACTGATAACCCTATTTTTCCTTTGGAAAATACGGTTGTAGATCTAAACATAGATATGATAGGCAGAATAGATCCAGCACATGAAGGAAATGATAATTATGTGTACCTAATTGGAAGCGATAAATTGAGTACAGATCTTCATCAGTTAAGTGAAAAGGTGAATGCTAAGTACACAAAACTGGATCTTGATTATAAATACAATGATGAAAATGATCCAAACCGTTTCTATTATAGAAGTGATCACTACAATTTTGCGAAGAACAATATCCCGATTATCTTCTATTTCAATGGAACGCATGCAGATTATCACAAGCATACAGATACTCCTGAAAAGATTGAGTATGATCTCTTAGCAAAAAGGACTCAGTTAGTGTTCTTAACTGCCTGGGAGATTGCTAATCGTGATGCCAGACTGGTAGTTGATAAAGCTGAAGATACTGCCGCTAAAAAGTAA